In one Rhopalosiphum padi isolate XX-2018 chromosome 3, ASM2088224v1, whole genome shotgun sequence genomic region, the following are encoded:
- the LOC132927108 gene encoding uncharacterized protein LOC132927108 isoform X1 produces MMDNQRATSSSASQPQQIAQPAIETLLFNDIIEEKSLILRDLMDQFLQVHSFSRFESEFNLFTRRIKHIARDGQRNGANFTRHTMQMPLENDAPTEDGWSRENNRQPFEPSNTFKRPVAAEHKPKTTLTQNDQLKNIPSTTNNSCDTIMEESIINNCCTQKSTTQSEELLPPTAPIPCSESLQNDNASPTSMNNANADNAMECDSELVESVKIPSNSANTSTSQLNQSRLNCSEKNKAKYLSKWSVNVKQIKSNKGNSKSVILLSGTLFAADQITVLKKVHNAGVLVVRKTKNIVKTEKGFYHLIGPIIGGSPPDLVRACVEINGIPKAWRNILTKLSEEVEVNLNESMTRKGTIYNKEKKASLNSSGTNELLENDLYGLDSDFRQQLSQLSASTKKKSFECNTPSQLLMYRFHRKFVKACFIVGSQENTDDQ; encoded by the exons atgatGGACAACCAAAGAGCAACGTCGAGCTCGGCATCTCAACCGCAACAGATTGCACAACCGGCAATCGAAACACTTCTattcaatgatattattgaagAGAAGAGTCTAATCTTACGCGATTTGATGGATCAATTTTTGCAAGTTCATTCTTTCAGTAGATTTGAATCCGAATTCAATCTATTTACGAGGCGCATTAAACACATTGCGAGGGATGGACAGCGCAATGGCGCAAACTTCACACGTCACACAATGCAGATGCCTTTAGAAAATGACGCTCCAACTGAAGATGGCTGGTCACGAGAAAACAATCGGCAACCATTTGAACCGTCAAATACATTTAAACGACCAGTGGCTGCTGAACATAAACCCAAAACAACATTGACTCAGAACGaccaattgaaaaatattcctAGTACAACAAATAACTCATGTGATACAATTATGGAAGAaagcataattaataattgttgtactCAAAAAAGTACTACACAATCGGAAGAATTACTGCCACCGACAGCGCCAATACCATGCTCTGAGTCATTACAAAATGATAATGCATCACCTACCTCGATGAATAATGCTAATGCTGACAATGCAATGGAATGTGATTCTGAATTAGTTGAATCTGTTAAGATACCAAGTAACAGTGCCAACACCAGCACATCTCAACTTAATCAAAGTCGGCTTAAttgttctgaaaaaaataaagctaAGTACTTATCCAAGTGGTCGGTGAATGTAAagcaaattaaatcaaataaaggCAATTCAAAATCAGTCATCTTATTATCag GTACTTTATTTGCAGCAGATCAAATCACAGTATTGAAGAAAGTTCATAACGCTGGTGTTTTGGTAGTtcgaaaaaccaaaaatattgtcaaaacaGAAAAAGGATTTTACCATCTAATTGGTCCAATCATTGGAGGATCTCCACCTGATTTGGTCCGTGCATGTGTAGAAATAAATGGTATTCCGAAAGCTTGGaggaatattttaacaaaattgtcaGAAGAAGTTGAAGTAAATCTCAATGAGAGTATGACTAGAAAAGGCACAATCTATAACAAGGAAAAAAAAGCTAGTCTTAATTCTTCTGGAACAAATGAACTTCTTGAAAATGATCTCTATGGTCTTGATAGTGATTTTCGTCAACAATTGTCACAACTATCGGCATCCACAAAAAAGAAATCATTTGAATGTAATACTCCAAGTCAACTTTTGATGTACAGATTTCATCGAAAGTTTGTTAAAGCTTGCTTCATCGTTGGCAGTCAAGAAAatacag atgaTCAATGA
- the LOC132927108 gene encoding uncharacterized protein LOC132927108 isoform X2, with product MMDNQRATSSSASQPQQIAQPAIETLLFNDIIEEKSLILRDLMDQFLQVHSFSRFESEFNLFTRRIKHIARDGQRNGANFTRHTMQMPLENDAPTEDGWSRENNRQPFEPSNTFKRPVAAEHKPKTTLTQNDQLKNIPSTTNNSCDTIMEESIINNCCTQKSTTQSEELLPPTAPIPCSESLQNDNASPTSMNNANADNAMECDSELVESVKIPSNSANTSTSQLNQSRLNCSEKNKAKYLSKWSVNVKQIKSNKGNSKSVILLSGTLFAADQITVLKKVHNAGVLVVRKTKNIVKTEKGFYHLIGPIIGGSPPDLVRACVEINGIPKAWRNILTKLSEEVEVNLNESMTRKGTIYNKEKKASLNSSGTNELLENDLYGLDSDFRQQLSQLSASTKKKSFECNTPSQLLMYRFHRKFVKACFIVGSQENTDDQ from the exons atgatGGACAACCAAAGAGCAACGTCGAGCTCGGCATCTCAACCGCAACAGATTGCACAACCGGCAATCGAAACACTTCTattcaatgatattattgaagAGAAGAGTCTAATCTTACGCGATTTGATGGATCAATTTTTGCAAGTTCATTCTTTCAGTAGATTTGAATCCGAATTCAATCTATTTACGAGGCGCATTAAACACATTGCGAGGGATGGACAGCGCAATGGCGCAAACTTCACACGTCACACAATGCAGATGCCTTTAGAAAATGACGCTCCAACTGAAGATGGCTGGTCACGAGAAAACAATCGGCAACCATTTGAACCGTCAAATACATTTAAACGACCAGTGGCTGCTGAACATAAACCCAAAACAACATTGACTCAGAACGaccaattgaaaaatattcctAGTACAACAAATAACTCATGTGATACAATTATGGAAGAaagcataattaataattgttgtactCAAAAAAGTACTACACAATCGGAAGAATTACTGCCACCGACAGCGCCAATACCATGCTCTGAGTCATTACAAAATGATAATGCATCACCTACCTCGATGAATAATGCTAATGCTGACAATGCAATGGAATGTGATTCTGAATTAGTTGAATCTGTTAAGATACCAAGTAACAGTGCCAACACCAGCACATCTCAACTTAATCAAAGTCGGCTTAAttgttctgaaaaaaataaagctaAGTACTTATCCAAGTGGTCGGTGAATGTAAagcaaattaaatcaaataaaggCAATTCAAAATCAGTCATCTTATTATCag GTACTTTATTTGCAGCAGATCAAATCACAGTATTGAAGAAAGTTCATAACGCTGGTGTTTTGGTAGTtcgaaaaaccaaaaatattgtcaaaacaGAAAAAGGATTTTACCATCTAATTGGTCCAATCATTGGAGGATCTCCACCTGATTTGGTCCGTGCATGTGTAGAAATAAATGGTATTCCGAAAGCTTGGaggaatattttaacaaaattgtcaGAAGAAGTTGAAGTAAATCTCAATGAGAGTATGACTAGAAAAGGCACAATCTATAACAAGGAAAAAAAAGCTAGTCTTAATTCTTCTGGAACAAATGAACTTCTTGAAAATGATCTCTATGGTCTTGATAGTGATTTTCGTCAACAATTGTCACAACTATCGGCATCCACAAAAAAGAAATCATTTGAATGTAATACTCCAAGTCAACTTTTGATGTACAGATTTCATCGAAAGTTTGTTAAAGCTTGCTTCATCGTTGGCAGTCAAGAAAatacag